The following proteins are co-located in the Seriola aureovittata isolate HTS-2021-v1 ecotype China chromosome 7, ASM2101889v1, whole genome shotgun sequence genome:
- the LOC130172381 gene encoding C-C chemokine receptor type 5-like, producing the protein MSGNGTNATAAYDYSAYYDESINFSPCDDVDLKDFGHVFLPTLYSLVFVLGFIGNGLVVCVLVKYRNQTNLTDICLCNLALSDLLFVLTLPFYAHYSAVRLWAFGDFMCRFISGCHRSGFFSSIFFMIIMTLDRYLVIVHAHKVARYRTLQAGVTVSVFVWLLSLFVSLPALIFTKVTDGPDGLECNYVPNNNAWKLYDIFATNLLGLMIPFVVMVGCYSRIILTLVNMRNAKKKHCVVRLIICIVVTFFLFWAPYNISIFLKFLQSEGKMPNSCKFHRDLKLTITVTETFAYTHCCLNPIVYAFVGQKFMKRAVHMLSNWLPGIHLRPCSDFSETLFRRSSVPSKSSVTSTVIM; encoded by the exons ATGTCAG GTAATGGAACAAATGCCACTGCAGCGTATGATTACTCAGCCTATTACGACGAGTCCATAAACTTCTCTCCTTGTGACGACGTGGATCTCAAGGATTTTGGCCATGTGTTTCTGCCCACTCTCTACAGTCTGGTTTTTGTCCTTGGCTTTatag GTAATGGCCTTGTGGTGTGCGTTCTGGTGAAATATCGCAACCAGACCAACTTGACAGACATATGCCTCTGCAACCTGGCTCTCTCCGACCTCCTCTTTGTGCTCACCCTGCCTTTCTACGCCCACTACTCCGCGGTCAGACTTTGGGCTTTCGGAGACTTCATGTGTCGTTTCATCTCAGGCTGCCACCGCTCTGGCTTCTTCAGCAGCATCTTCTTCATGATTATCATGACGCTGGACCGCTACTTGGTCATCGTGCACGCTCACAAGGTGGCACGGTACCGCACTCTGCAAGCAGGAGTCACTGTGAGCgtgtttgtgtggctgctgAGCCTGTTCGTCTCTTTACCTGCTCTGATCTTCACAAAGGTCACGGATGGCCCTGACGGGCTGGAGTGTAACTACGTCCCAAATAACAACGCCTGGAAGCTTTATGACATCTTTGCAACAAACCTACTGGGTCTCATGATTCCCTTTGTGGTGATGGTGGGTTGCTACTCCAGGATCATCCTTACTCTGGTGAACATGAGGAATGCAAAGAAGAAGCACTGCGTTGTCAGGCTGATCATCTGTATAGTGGTCACCTTTTTCTTGTTCTGGGCCCCATataacatttccattttcttgaAGTTTCTGCAGTCTGAGGGCAAAATGCCAAACAGTTGCAAATTCCACAGAGATCTAAAGCTGACAataacagtgacagagacattTGCTTACACTCACTGCTGCCTGAACCCCATCGTATACGCCTTTGTTGGGCAGAAGTTCATGAAACGGGCCGTGCACATGCTGAGCAATTGGCTGCCTGGGATTCACCTTCGCCCCTGCAGTGATTTTTCAGAAACCTTGTTCAGGAGAAGCTCAGTCCCGTCCAAGTCCTCTGTCACCTCCACTGTTATCATGTAA
- the si:cabz01093077.1 gene encoding C-C chemokine receptor type 2: MNMSDYVTDDYDNYTTCEQDPIPELPDGSMVLQVLYCVLFGLGLLGNITVLWVLLRYIKLRSMTDVCLLNLAMSDLLLAASLPLWAYNHQNLVSCKLMTGVYQLGFYSGTLFVTLMSVDRYMAIVHAVSAMRARTLRYGIIASVIIWAIAVIMAIPQVIFASLEMDDEDFQCQPLYPEERQLFWKLQRNFSENTVGLFVCLPIMVFCYVKILIVLSKARNSKRDKAIKLIFTIVCVFVVCWVPYNVMIFLQTLQLFEVLDTCVASKTISSALGFAEIIALSHCCVNPVIYAFVGEKFRKSLGKALARYLCWSYQSRGPFSHRDTTEKETSNTPVRSDY; encoded by the exons atgaacatgtcTGACTACGTGACGGATGACTATGATAATTATACCACCTGTGAGCAGGATCCAATTCCAGAGCTGCCTGATGGATCCATGGTCTTGCAGGTTCTTTACTGCGTGCTGTTTGGTCTAGGGCTGCTAG GTAACATCACAGTTCTCTGGGTTCTCCTCCGATACATAAAGCTGAGAAGTATGACGGATGTATGCCTCCTCAACCTGGCCATGTCTGACCTTCTACTGGCTGCATCTCTGCCACTCTGGGCCTACAATCACCAGAACCTTGTATCATGCAAACTGATGACAGGGGTCTATCAG TTGGGTTTCTACAGCGGAACTTTGTTCGTGACCTTGATGAGTGTGGACCGCTACATGGCCATCGTCCATGCTGTATCAGCCATGCGAGCCAGGACACTTCGCTATGGGATCATAGCTAGCGTCATAATCTGGGCTATAGCTGTCATCATGGCAATCCCCCAGGTGATTTTTGCATCCTTGGAGATGGATGATGAAGACTTCCAGTGCCAACCGCTGTACCCAGAGGAAAGGCAGCTGTTTTGGAAGTTGCAGCGAAACTTCAGTGAGAACACAGTCGGCCTTTTTGTGTGCCTCCCCATCATGGTTTTCTGCTATGTGAAAATCCTCATTGTGCTGTCCAAGGCCAGGAACTCCAAAAGGGACAAAGCTATAAAGCTGATATTTACCATagtatgtgtatttgtggtttGCTGGGTCCCCTACAATGTCATGATTTTCCTTCAgacactgcagctgtttgaagtCCTGGACACCTGCGTGGCTTCAAAAACCATCAGCTCTGCGTTGGGCTTTGCTGAGATCATCGcactgtctcactgctgtgTAAATCCAGTCATCTATGCATTTGTAGGGGAGAAGTTTAGGAAGTCACTGGGCAAAGCGCTGGCTAGATACCTCTGCTGGAGTTACCAGAGCAGAGGGCCTTTCAGCCACAGAGAcaccacagagaaagagacttCCAATACACCTGTAAGATCAGATTACTAA